Proteins encoded by one window of Clostridium cagae:
- a CDS encoding MurR/RpiR family transcriptional regulator produces the protein MNDINNDNNENTKDLMRLIQIKFSRLSKGQKLIAEYILKNYDKAAFMTAARLGTSVGVSESTVVRFANELGFSGYPKLQKALQELIKNKLTTVQRIELQNDYYSDGDALKGVLKADMENIRATLEKINQNVFENVVQSIFEAKRIYIIGLRSSTALAEFLGFYLNVILQNVRIVSYGISDIFEQMINIGEDDLVIGIGFPRYAAKTIDVLAFAQDRSAKVVAITDSLLSPLASKADYALIAQSNMASFVDSLVAPLSVINALVIAVGMREKDRISTTFGSLEQIWKDYNVYSYNNRNVADD, from the coding sequence ATGAATGATATAAATAATGATAATAATGAAAATACTAAAGATTTAATGAGACTTATTCAGATTAAATTTTCAAGATTAAGCAAAGGTCAGAAACTAATTGCAGAATACATATTAAAGAACTATGATAAAGCTGCATTTATGACAGCAGCAAGACTTGGAACTTCAGTGGGTGTATCAGAATCAACTGTTGTAAGATTTGCAAATGAATTGGGTTTTTCAGGATATCCTAAGTTACAAAAGGCATTACAAGAACTTATAAAAAATAAACTTACAACTGTTCAAAGAATAGAACTTCAAAATGATTATTATAGTGATGGTGATGCATTAAAAGGTGTGCTTAAAGCTGATATGGAGAATATAAGAGCAACATTAGAAAAGATAAACCAAAATGTTTTTGAAAATGTTGTACAAAGTATATTTGAAGCAAAGAGGATATACATCATAGGTCTTAGAAGCTCAACTGCACTAGCAGAATTTTTAGGTTTTTATTTAAATGTAATTCTTCAAAATGTAAGAATTGTAAGCTATGGAATTTCAGATATTTTTGAACAAATGATAAATATAGGAGAAGATGACTTAGTTATTGGAATAGGATTCCCAAGATATGCTGCTAAAACTATAGATGTATTAGCTTTTGCACAAGACAGAAGTGCAAAAGTAGTGGCAATAACAGATAGTTTATTATCACCTTTAGCATCTAAAGCAGATTATGCTTTAATTGCTCAAAGTAATATGGCTTCATTTGTTGATTCTTTAGTAGCTCCTTTATCTGTAATAAATGCTTTGGTTATTGCAGTTGGAATGAGAGAAAAAGATCGTATTTCAACTACGTTTGGGAGTTTAGAACAAATATGGAAAGATTACAATGTGTATTCTTATAATAATAGAAATGTAGCTGATGACTAA
- a CDS encoding CCA tRNA nucleotidyltransferase gives MNFNINIPNDVRFILDRLKNNGHEAYIVGGCVRDSILNNIPKDWDITTKARPEEVIKLFDKVILTGVKHGTVTVLINSEGYEVTTYRMDGEYEDSRHPKKVNFVSNLKEDLARRDFTINAMAYNKVDGLIDYFEGVSDLKKKVIKTVGNSEKRFSEDALRMLRAIRFSSQLDFSISNETLNSIKNLRENIKNISKERIREEFNKILMSNTKGIDILRETGLMEYIFPEIIKLYDFKIDNMYYNDNLYTHTIKATEEIENKLHLKLTMLFHNLLKMNNEDMEYTILQIKKFLKEFKYDNDTVNKVTDLTRYMHNSLNTKLEIKQMLNLINLDLFEDLLKVKESEILSQNPLYKEERLSHLLYIRENLKDVIFNNECFNLKNLNISGKDLISLGLEKGKNIGEMLNELLELVMNNPGLNDKQVLIDIVKEKINL, from the coding sequence ATGAATTTTAACATTAATATTCCAAATGATGTTAGATTTATTCTTGATAGATTAAAGAATAATGGTCATGAAGCTTACATAGTTGGTGGATGTGTTCGAGACAGTATACTTAATAATATTCCTAAAGATTGGGATATAACAACTAAAGCAAGACCCGAAGAAGTTATAAAGTTGTTTGATAAAGTTATATTAACAGGGGTTAAACATGGCACAGTAACTGTACTTATAAATTCAGAAGGTTATGAAGTTACTACATATAGAATGGATGGGGAATATGAAGATAGTAGGCATCCTAAAAAAGTAAATTTTGTATCAAATTTAAAAGAAGATTTAGCAAGAAGAGATTTCACAATTAATGCTATGGCATATAATAAGGTAGATGGATTAATAGATTATTTTGAAGGAGTAAGTGATTTAAAGAAAAAAGTTATAAAAACAGTAGGTAATTCAGAAAAAAGATTTTCAGAAGATGCTTTAAGAATGCTAAGAGCTATAAGATTTTCATCACAATTAGATTTTAGTATTTCAAATGAGACACTAAATTCAATAAAAAACTTAAGAGAAAATATAAAAAATATATCAAAAGAAAGAATTAGAGAAGAATTTAATAAGATACTTATGAGCAATACAAAAGGTATTGATATTTTAAGAGAAACAGGTCTAATGGAGTATATTTTCCCAGAAATAATTAAGCTTTATGATTTTAAAATTGATAATATGTATTACAATGATAATTTATATACTCATACAATTAAGGCTACTGAAGAAATAGAAAATAAACTACACTTGAAATTAACTATGTTATTTCATAATTTGCTTAAAATGAATAATGAAGATATGGAGTACACTATCTTACAGATTAAAAAGTTTTTAAAAGAATTCAAATATGATAATGACACAGTAAATAAAGTTACAGATTTGACAAGGTATATGCATAATTCTTTAAATACAAAATTAGAGATAAAGCAAATGCTAAATTTAATTAACTTAGACTTGTTTGAAGATTTGTTAAAGGTAAAAGAATCTGAAATATTATCTCAAAATCCATTATATAAGGAAGAAAGGTTATCACATTTGTTATATATTAGAGAAAATCTTAAAGACGTAATTTTTAATAATGAATGTTTTAACTTAAAGAATTTAAATATAAGTGGTAAGGATTTGATAAGTTTAGGTCTTGAAAAAGGAAAGAATATTGGTGAAATGCTAAATGAATTGTTAGAATTAGTAATGAATAATCCAGGCTTAAATGATAAACAAGTCCTTATAGATATTGTAAAAGAAAAAATAAATTTATAA
- a CDS encoding late competence development ComFB family protein translates to MDKAMNYMEIWVKECMDKLLMENDMCKCDKCKKDIFALALNNLKPYYVSTNKGEIMAKISGMYQQFETDIVIEVSKAIETIKKYPKHSEEAF, encoded by the coding sequence ATGGATAAAGCAATGAATTATATGGAAATATGGGTAAAAGAGTGCATGGATAAGTTATTAATGGAAAATGATATGTGCAAATGTGATAAATGTAAAAAAGATATTTTTGCACTTGCACTTAATAATTTAAAACCATATTATGTGTCAACAAATAAAGGTGAAATAATGGCTAAAATAAGTGGAATGTATCAGCAATTTGAAACAGATATAGTAATAGAAGTTTCTAAAGCAATAGAAACAATAAAAAAATATCCTAAGCATTCAGAGGAAGCATTTTAG
- a CDS encoding response regulator transcription factor, protein MKNYNILVVDDDKTITEAIEVYLVNEGYKIFKAYDGIQALKVIDEEDIHLVILDIMMPNMNGTRTTIKIREERQIPIIMLSAKSEDTDKILGLNLGADDYITKPFNPLELIARVNSQIRRYTKFSPLKENNNVITVGGIELNKESKEVFVDGENIRLTPLEFKILTLLMDNPNRVFSIEEIYERVWNEPVFNNVDTVTVHIRRIREKIEINPKEPRYLKVVWGIGYKIEK, encoded by the coding sequence ATGAAAAATTACAATATTTTAGTTGTTGATGATGACAAAACAATAACTGAAGCAATAGAGGTATATTTAGTTAACGAAGGGTATAAAATTTTCAAAGCTTATGATGGTATACAAGCATTAAAAGTTATAGATGAAGAAGATATACACCTTGTTATATTAGATATAATGATGCCTAATATGAATGGTACTAGAACTACTATTAAGATAAGGGAAGAAAGACAGATTCCAATAATAATGCTTTCAGCTAAATCTGAAGATACTGATAAGATATTAGGTTTAAACTTAGGGGCAGATGATTATATAACTAAACCATTTAATCCACTAGAACTTATAGCAAGAGTTAACTCTCAAATAAGAAGGTATACTAAATTTTCTCCTTTAAAAGAAAATAATAATGTGATTACAGTAGGCGGGATAGAACTAAATAAGGAGAGTAAAGAAGTATTTGTAGATGGTGAGAATATAAGATTAACTCCATTAGAATTTAAGATTTTGACTCTTCTTATGGATAATCCAAATAGGGTTTTTTCTATTGAAGAAATTTATGAAAGAGTTTGGAACGAACCGGTCTTTAATAATGTGGATACAGTTACAGTTCATATAAGAAGGATAAGAGAAAAGATAGAAATAAATCCTAAAGAACCAAGATATTTAAAGGTGGTGTGGGGAATTGGATATAAAATTGAAAAATAA
- a CDS encoding sensor histidine kinase, which produces MDVEEFLAYSMNDVCLLARDMNYYVNESDGSLKEEAIQNQIKYLENVDRDSLKEVVDEIPNEYLVNNEGNHDSIEGYNENYKELIDRRNELEEKLKQGDEAYREEGIESIQDYLEDKYKYFAKSRNVEYYIEKNDGEEPITNIKGKSKDDIINETQSNYKYYMMFLDINYNKVPEEVNVSNSLKESFNEEVYNYYRRQNLYNNKQVIVRISNPLKSGDEIANKINEKNEENFKAYTFLILTLLDIFMIIILILKYKKTLYQMLKDNFIIRLYKNLFIEIRCSIFVLLIICLRFLYDIVCWNDAVYWSDLYILIVVGIISIYLVASDIKNLYLLNKEINIKNYIYEKSLIYKILLKMKELIKESFLIKSTSIRLIISIIVFITYVIVVFIQAYWMGYIKWWPYMEPYEVMRLIPSIIFTICIIIYFLSVARNINRIKIGTDNILKGNYNNKIDVKGAIILKDIANNVMNIEDGLDKAIDKAVKSEKMKGELITNVSHDLKTPLTSIINYIDLLDRENISEEDKKRYLEILKERSLRLKVLIEDLFEASKASSGTLELDMENLDPVALIRQTIGEFENEIEKSNLQFIKNIPEGKLSIYADGKKTFRVFQNLISNILKYSMKNSRVYIEVCEEDEYISIVFKNISEYQVDFTEEEILERFKRGDSSRTTEGSGLGLSIAKSLVELQGGQFIISIDGDLFKVVVNLKKA; this is translated from the coding sequence ATGGATGTTGAAGAATTTTTAGCATATTCTATGAATGATGTATGTCTTTTAGCAAGGGATATGAATTATTATGTTAATGAATCAGATGGAAGTCTAAAAGAAGAGGCTATACAAAATCAAATAAAATACTTAGAGAATGTTGATAGAGATAGTTTAAAAGAAGTTGTAGATGAAATTCCAAATGAATATTTGGTTAACAATGAGGGAAATCATGATTCAATTGAAGGATACAATGAAAATTATAAGGAATTAATAGATAGACGTAATGAGCTAGAAGAAAAACTTAAACAAGGTGATGAAGCATATAGAGAAGAAGGGATAGAAAGTATACAAGATTATTTAGAAGATAAATATAAATATTTCGCAAAAAGCAGGAATGTAGAATATTATATAGAAAAAAATGATGGTGAAGAACCTATAACAAATATTAAAGGTAAATCAAAAGATGATATTATAAACGAAACTCAAAGCAACTATAAGTATTATATGATGTTTTTAGACATTAATTATAATAAAGTTCCAGAAGAAGTTAATGTTTCAAATAGTTTAAAAGAATCCTTTAACGAAGAAGTATATAATTATTATAGAAGACAGAATCTCTATAATAACAAACAAGTTATTGTTAGGATATCAAACCCATTAAAAAGTGGTGATGAAATAGCCAATAAAATTAATGAAAAAAATGAGGAAAATTTTAAGGCATATACTTTTTTAATTTTAACTTTATTAGATATTTTTATGATTATCATTTTAATATTAAAGTATAAAAAAACATTATATCAAATGTTAAAGGATAATTTTATAATAAGACTTTACAAGAATTTATTTATTGAAATAAGGTGTTCAATTTTTGTATTACTTATAATATGTTTAAGATTTTTATATGATATAGTATGTTGGAATGATGCAGTATATTGGAGTGATTTATATATCCTCATTGTAGTAGGGATTATATCAATATATTTAGTGGCATCAGACATAAAAAATTTATATTTATTAAATAAAGAAATAAATATAAAAAATTATATTTATGAAAAATCATTAATTTATAAAATACTTTTAAAAATGAAAGAGTTAATAAAAGAAAGCTTTTTAATAAAATCAACTTCTATAAGACTTATAATCTCAATAATAGTATTTATTACTTATGTTATTGTAGTATTTATACAAGCATATTGGATGGGATATATAAAATGGTGGCCTTACATGGAGCCATATGAGGTTATGAGATTAATACCTAGTATCATTTTTACCATATGTATAATAATATATTTTCTTTCTGTTGCAAGAAATATCAATAGAATAAAAATTGGTACAGATAATATCTTAAAGGGAAATTATAATAATAAAATTGATGTAAAAGGAGCAATAATCCTTAAGGATATAGCAAATAATGTTATGAATATAGAAGATGGGTTAGACAAAGCTATAGATAAGGCAGTTAAGAGTGAAAAAATGAAGGGAGAATTGATTACGAATGTATCTCATGATTTAAAGACTCCACTAACTTCTATAATTAATTATATAGATTTATTAGATAGAGAGAATATTTCAGAAGAAGATAAAAAAAGGTATTTAGAAATTCTGAAGGAAAGATCATTAAGACTAAAGGTTTTAATTGAAGATTTATTTGAAGCTTCAAAAGCATCATCTGGAACTTTAGAGCTAGATATGGAAAACTTAGATCCGGTAGCCCTTATTAGACAAACTATAGGGGAATTTGAAAATGAAATAGAAAAATCTAATTTACAATTTATAAAGAATATACCTGAAGGAAAACTTTCTATATACGCTGATGGAAAAAAGACTTTTAGGGTATTTCAAAATTTAATATCTAATATACTTAAGTATTCTATGAAGAACTCTAGGGTATATATTGAAGTATGTGAAGAAGATGAGTATATATCAATAGTATTTAAAAATATATCAGAATATCAAGTTGATTTTACTGAAGAAGAAATACTAGAGAGGTTTAAAAGAGGTGATAGTTCGAGAACAACAGAAGGATCAGGACTTGGATTATCAATAGCAAAAAGTTTAGTTGAATTACAAGGCGGACAATTTATTATTAGTATTGATGGAGATTTATTTAAGGTAGTAGTTAATTTGAAAAAGGCTTAA